Proteins from a genomic interval of Sphingopyxis sp. QXT-31:
- the sseA gene encoding 3-mercaptopyruvate sulfurtransferase — MDALVSTDWLERELGASDLRVVDATKFLEADRDARGEYEAGHIPGAVFMDLAELTDANSSVDNMAPPAEKFASRMQSLGLGDGSRIVLYDDSPLKSAARAWWLLKLFGAHDVALLDGGLAKWKAEGRPLEMGKQTLRHRHFTVWRDAKAVRTKDEVLANLDSGTEQLVDARSSARFTGEERDPRPGVAPGHIPGSKSLPYGELFNADGTWKRGDDLKAAFDAAGVDLDKALVTTCGSGMTATVLAFGAHLLGKDDVAVYDGSWTEWGADPATPKATGAA, encoded by the coding sequence TGGCTGGAACGCGAACTGGGGGCATCGGACCTGCGGGTCGTCGATGCGACGAAATTCCTGGAGGCCGACCGCGACGCGCGCGGCGAATATGAAGCGGGCCACATCCCGGGCGCGGTGTTCATGGACCTCGCCGAGCTGACCGACGCGAACAGCAGCGTCGACAATATGGCGCCCCCGGCGGAGAAATTCGCGAGCCGCATGCAGTCGCTGGGCCTCGGCGACGGCAGCCGCATCGTGCTCTACGACGATAGCCCGCTGAAGAGCGCGGCGCGGGCGTGGTGGCTGCTCAAGCTGTTCGGCGCGCATGACGTGGCGCTGCTCGACGGCGGGCTCGCCAAGTGGAAGGCCGAAGGCCGCCCGCTCGAAATGGGTAAGCAGACCTTGCGCCATCGCCACTTCACCGTGTGGCGCGATGCCAAGGCCGTCCGCACCAAGGACGAAGTGCTGGCCAACCTCGACAGCGGCACCGAGCAGCTGGTCGACGCGCGTTCGTCGGCGCGCTTCACCGGCGAAGAGCGCGACCCGCGCCCCGGCGTCGCGCCGGGCCATATCCCGGGGTCGAAGAGCCTGCCCTATGGCGAACTGTTCAACGCCGACGGCACCTGGAAACGCGGCGACGATCTCAAGGCCGCGTTCGACGCCGCGGGGGTCGACCTCGACAAGGCGCTGGTCACCACCTGCGGCAGCGGCATGACGGCGACCGTCCTGGCCTTCGGCGCGCACCTGCTCGGCAAGGACGACGTCGCGGTCTACGACGGCAGCTGGACCGAATGGGGCGCCGATCCGGCGACGCCCAAGGCGACCGGCGCGGCGTAA
- the chrA gene encoding chromate efflux transporter, translating into MTELSPPITPSFAEAVRAYARIGCLSFGGPAGQIALMHREFVDERRWVDEATFLHALNFCHLLPGPEAQQLATWIGWRLHGLRGGLAAGLLFIVPGALVMLGLSVLYVMAAGLDWFAALFLGIKAAVLAIVVQALLRIAGRALKTPLQRGIAVASFVAIAILTLPFPVVILGALLIGWAAGRWRPEWLKLAPVAMAPSAPARSAWRQSVSAVLGWGTIWAAPMLLILVTLGKEHVLWDIGVFFSQLAVVTFGGAYAVLAYMAQEAVSGFGWLRPGEMADGLGLAETTPGPLILVTQFVGFLAAYRDAAPFTPFVAALLGAGLTLWVTFAPCFLWIFAFAPWIDRLERAAGLKGALAAVTAAVVGVIANLSLWFALHVLFRRLAPSGWGFEVPVWASVDWAAVLLSVLAALLLFRFKLGILSMLAICSAAGLVLGLGFA; encoded by the coding sequence ATGACCGAGCTTTCCCCTCCCATCACCCCGAGTTTCGCCGAAGCGGTGCGCGCCTATGCGCGGATCGGCTGTTTGAGTTTCGGCGGCCCCGCGGGGCAGATCGCGCTGATGCACCGCGAATTCGTCGACGAGCGGCGCTGGGTCGACGAGGCGACCTTCCTCCATGCGCTCAATTTCTGTCACCTGCTGCCCGGGCCCGAGGCGCAGCAGCTCGCGACCTGGATCGGCTGGCGGCTGCACGGGCTGCGCGGCGGGCTCGCGGCGGGGCTGCTGTTCATCGTCCCGGGCGCGCTGGTGATGCTCGGCCTGTCGGTCCTCTATGTGATGGCGGCGGGGCTCGACTGGTTCGCGGCGCTGTTCCTCGGGATCAAGGCGGCGGTGCTGGCGATCGTCGTCCAGGCGTTGTTGCGCATCGCCGGACGTGCATTGAAGACGCCTTTGCAGCGCGGGATCGCGGTCGCGTCCTTCGTCGCGATCGCGATCCTGACCTTGCCTTTCCCGGTCGTGATCCTCGGCGCGCTGCTGATCGGCTGGGCGGCGGGGCGCTGGCGACCCGAGTGGCTGAAGCTCGCGCCCGTAGCGATGGCTCCCTCCGCGCCCGCGCGATCGGCGTGGCGGCAGAGCGTTTCGGCGGTGCTCGGCTGGGGCACGATCTGGGCGGCGCCGATGCTGCTGATCCTCGTCACGCTCGGCAAGGAGCATGTGCTGTGGGACATCGGCGTCTTTTTCTCGCAGCTCGCGGTGGTCACCTTCGGCGGCGCCTATGCGGTGCTCGCCTATATGGCGCAGGAGGCGGTGTCGGGTTTCGGCTGGCTCAGGCCCGGCGAGATGGCCGACGGGCTGGGGCTTGCCGAGACCACGCCGGGGCCGCTGATCCTGGTCACGCAGTTCGTCGGCTTCCTTGCGGCCTATCGCGACGCGGCGCCCTTCACGCCCTTCGTCGCGGCGTTGCTCGGCGCGGGGCTGACCCTGTGGGTGACCTTCGCGCCCTGTTTCCTGTGGATCTTCGCCTTCGCGCCGTGGATCGACCGGCTCGAGCGCGCCGCGGGGCTGAAAGGCGCGCTGGCGGCGGTCACCGCGGCGGTCGTCGGCGTGATCGCCAACCTGTCGCTGTGGTTTGCGCTGCACGTGCTGTTCCGACGGCTCGCGCCGAGCGGCTGGGGTTTCGAGGTGCCGGTGTGGGCGTCGGTCGACTGGGCCGCAGTACTGCTCAGCGTGCTCGCGGCGCTGCTGCTGTTCCGCTTCAAGCTCGGGATCCTGTCGATGCTGGCGATCTGTTCGGCCGCGGGCCTCGTGCTCGGGCTTGGCTTTGCCTAG